A window of Rhododendron vialii isolate Sample 1 chromosome 11a, ASM3025357v1 genomic DNA:
tttttggtgatttctcgcgggtacccttaaaatcacgttctgatcacattgagctgCTTGGATCATCGCAAATCAATCGAGAAATgaaaatccggaccataagaaaatccaggcgagtggacctgaaaatttctatatatattctttattttgttcATTGTCTTCTCCACCAATCCTGAGTCTATTTCTTCTCAATTATACATCTCCTATGATAGACCACTGAGTTAATATCCCCTGCTTCCGTAATATCCCCTGCTTCCAAGCAGTGCTGTTCACAGGGACGGAGGGAaaggggggcacgtgcccccgctcaaaactaaaataattttgttacatttttgtatattttgcataattataaaattaaatgtgctactacacataaacaagtgcatatatcttgaaaatatacatataaaactagtttatgtttcaatttcgtcatatgggtgcatttatacttgttgatttCCAAACTATTTGTCTACTTGGATCGATTTTTtcttaattgtacttattttcgattctttcttaattgtacttatttttaaccgtctaagagcaatattttaaaataatttcattaataaaactatatcggtcattctaaaacttgttgatgttcatgtaaaacatactctcaaattttgtctgagattttgtgcttatttttatataatttaggtgaaagtatgtgttatatatttttgtagtttgtattgcatgccttaattatgtaacaatcttattgtggttaactaaaaaaataaattttcgccaCTATGATTAACAAGGTGCCCCCACTAAGCAACATTTCTGAATCCGTCCCTGGCTGTTCATATGTAactcttgtatttttcttttcaatcgtGTAACAGGTTACAACAATGGTGCTGAAGGTGGACCTTCAGTGTCCTAGTTGCTACAGGAAGATCAAGAAAGTTCTTGCCAAATTTCCCCGTGAGACCCGCacctattattattattatttattcaTTATTTCTTTATTCATACCACCGGCATATTTATCGAAGGGAGAATGATTTTTACActtcttttcttgctttcatTCACACGAAACAACAAATAGTACAAAATTATTATCTGTAcataaaaatcaaataaagaggtAAGAAGAATTTGATGCATTTACGTGAATAAAGATGGGAACAAGAGTACAACAAGATAAAAAGTAAGTAAAACAACTACTATTTGCTTTTCGATATTTTCTAAACATTTCGTATAAGAAACTGACTTTTGTTCGATGTCAAACTTTTGGGGACAAATTATAGAAATTCGAAGCCAGGCTTACGACGAGAAGCAGAATACGGTGACGATCACTATAGTATGCTGCAGCCCGGAGAAGATTCGTGACAAGTTGTGTTGCAAAGGTGGGAAAACAATCGAGAGCATTGAGATCAAACATCCCCCTCCCCCCCCGCCCCCTCCCCCTGTTAATGTATCGGTTCTGGTATGTTGTGGGCCATGTTACAAGGGTATCCCAGGGGGCCCATGTTATGAGGGGTGTGGTAGGCCAGTAAGTCGTTGCGTTGAGTACTTTAATGAAGAAAACACTTCTGGTTGCACGATCATGTGATAGTAGTGCTTCCTCATGATCAAGCTTTTTGATTACTTTTGTTGGAAAACAAAAGGCATACTTGTTTGCGGGTATATGGGGGGTTATGTTTTTTGGACTATGATTTTATACAAGTATACAAAAAAGGTCAATAACGAGTTTGGTAGTCTGGTGGTGGCGGCCAAATAGTCAATTGAGATGGGGTTATATGGTGATATGTAATGATTTATGGTTAATAAGATTATTCGTTAATCATATACTCTGCATGTGCTTTTGTTTCATCTTACATGATTTGTTGTTCCTTCGAAGTTAGATCAGCGACTCACAAATAATATGAGTACCTTATCCCACGTCAATCATATCCCTATAACTATTCAATACCCTTATGAAAAATTGATCACATCCGAGCAATTTCGGGGTCGAATCCACTTTGAATTTGATAAATGCATTGCTTGTGAAGTATGTGTTCGTGTATGTCCTATAGATCTACCCGTTGTAGATTGGAAATTGGAAACCGATATTCAAAAGAAACATTTATTTAATTACAGTATTGATTTTGGAATCTGTATATTTTGAGGCAATTACGTTGAGTATTGTCCAACAAATTGTTTATCAATGACTGAAGAATATGAACTTTCTACTTATGATCGTCACAAATTGAATTACAATCAAATTGCTTTGGGTCATTTACCAATGTCAATAATTGATGATTACTGGTATTTTCTCTATCACAATTATTGTGAAAAAACATCTATAAAAATGAGGCTCGGACAGTTTATTTGTGAAAATGTATATATAGCCAAAAAAGGACCACACCTAAAATCAGGTCAAGTTCTAATTGTTTAAGTTGACTCTATAATAGTAATACGATCAGCTAAGCCCTATTTGGCCACTCTAGAAACAACTATTAATGGCCATTATGGGGACATCCTTTACGAAGGAGATACATTACTTCATTTCTATATGAAAAATCGAGATCTAGTGATATAACGCAAAGTCTTCCAAAAGTGGAAAAAATGTTCGAAGTGTGTTCGATTGAGTCAATATCGATGAATCTAGAAAAGAGGGTTGAGGCTTGGAACGAATGTTTAACAAAAATTCTTGGAATTCCTTGGGGATTTTTTATTGGTGCTGAGCTAACTATAGTGCAAAAACATATCTTTTTGGTTAATAAGATCCAAGAGGTTTATCGATCCCAGGGGGTGCAGATCCATAATAGGCATATCGAACTTATTGTACGTCAAATAACATCAAAAGTGTTGGTTTCAGAAGATGAAATGTCTAATGTTTTCTTACCCGGCCCGGAGAACTAATTGGATTGTTCTGAGCTGAACGAATGGGGCGTGCTTTGGAAGAAGCGATCCATTACCTAGCTGTCTTATTGGAAATAATAAGAGCATCTCTGAATACTCAAAGTTTCATATCTGAAGCGAGTTTTCAAGAAACTGCTCTAGTTTTAGCAAAAGTTGCTCTCCGGGGTCGTATCGATTGGTTGAAAGGCTTGAAAGATAATGTTATTCTGGAGGGAATGATACCCATTGGTACCGGATTCAAATGATTAATTCCCCCTTTAAGACAACATAATAACATTCCTTTGGAAATCAAAACGCAGAATCGATTCAAAGGAGAAATGATAGATATTTTGTTCGATCCCACAAAAATtatttgattcttttcttttcaagaatttCCATGATACATCCGAATAATTATTTCGACTCTGACTCTCCCACTCCAGTCATAGCCTTTCTTTCTGTTACTTCGAAAGTAGCTGCTTCAGCTTTAGCAACTCAAATTTTCGATATTCTCTTTTATTTCTCATCAAACGAATGGCATCTTCTTCTCAAAATCTTAGCTATTCTTATCATGATATTGGGAAACCTCATTGCTATTACTCAAACAAGCATGAAACGTATGCTTGCATATTCATCCATAGGTCAAATTAGATATGTAATTATTGGCATAATTGTTGGAGACTTAAATGATGGAAATGCAAGCATGATAATTTATATGTTGTTCTATATCTCTATGAATTTAGGAACTTTTGCTTGCATTGTATTATTTGGTCTACATACCAAAACTGATAACATTCGAGATTATGCAAGATTATACACGATAGATCCTTTTTTGACTCCCTCTTTAGCCCTATGTCTCTTATCCAAAAAGGGGTCTTCCTCCATTAGcagggttttttgaaaaactctaTTTATTCTGGTGTGGATGGTAGGCAGGTCTATATTTCTTGGTTTTAATAAGACTCATTACAAGCACTCTTTCTGTCTACTATTATCTAAAAATAATCAAGTTAGTAATATATAATTGGACGAAACCAAGAAATAACCCCTTGCGTGCGAAATTATTGACGATCTCCTTTAAGATCAACGAATTCCATCGAATTGAGTATGATTGTATGTGTGATAGCATCTACTATACAGGAATATCAATGAAACCGATTATTTCAATTGCTCGGGATACCCTTTTTTAGCTTGTAGGGTCTATTTCTTAGTTCAAGACCCATCTTACTAACTAGAATTAAAGAATTAGTAGATCTATTCCGTCCAAAATGGGAATGGGCTAGGGTTATAAACTTATAATCTATAATCTGATGATCGAGTTGATTTCATGATTATAAGTTCATTCTCTACCGGACTAGATCGGAATAGAGATATAGATTCTCATTATGAGAAGGGGTTAATTGAGCGTATCGAAATAGATACTTTGTTTCTTTATGGATTCGTACATTTCATTTAGGATTAAAAAGAGACATAATCGGATTTGCTTTTTACAGATTTTCCTTATTTTGGGACCCTATTCACCTCTTTGGGCTTCTATTGAATCGAGAAATAGATTTGATTGTTCACCTTATTTGATATATTAAAGCATCCTCCGGATAATGCAAATCGAAGCAATTGGGTGTCCGACTTGGGCCTATATGACATGACATGATCGATCAATAGCAATAATCCAACACCGCACCTTTGTCATATATTCCATACATCACACTAGATAGATATCATATTCATGGAATACGTTTCACTTCCAAGATGCCTTGGTAGTGAAATGGTAGACACACGAGACTCAAAATCTCTTGCTAAAAAGCGTAGAGGTTCGAATCCTCTTCAAGGCATAATATTGAGAATGCTCATTGAATGAACAATTCATCAATAAGAGAGCTCAGATCGAGTCGGTATATCAATACCGATTCGATCCGAGCTCTTGGAATTGGAATAAGTTCAGCAGCGAATCACAAGATCTTGGTGATCTTTTATATCAAATTAATGGGGAGTCTACTTTAAAACCATCTGCCCTGCacaacccacccacccacccacccaccccccaGTATATGTTTCAACAAGAATGTAAATTAGAAAGAAACCTCTggtaaaatgcatgattgtaaCCCAGCAGTTAAAGTATATTACATAGTCTGTTTTAAGGATTGGTGACTTAACCATTCAGTGACTTAGGCACTGGACGTTCCAAAATAGGTACTCTAAGGTGGGGTGAGTTCAATAATAGATGCATGTTGGCATTTCAGCCTTCCTTCGCCTTTCCGGGCCTATCTGAAAGATTATCCAATACTTCTTGGTTGTGAATATCCGAAGTTCGCTGTTCAAAAATTCTTGTTTAAACAATTCGTACCATCCATACATAGTGTTTTGATCTCATATTTCACTTCTTCCGTGTTTCAGGCAGTAACATTGTTCCATGGAGCTAAAAAATAGGGAATAAAGACGTGTTTCCATAACTCTACAAGCAGGTGGATACAAACCTTAGAGTTATGCAAGGTCATGTAACTAGAATATATTTCCATGATATGCAAGACATATTCATGATTGGTCAAACCAGTAATAATATGTGTATTATTGCCCATCAAAAAATACTAGATGtattattagtcaataaaagTCCATATATTAAACTTTTCCTCAGCTAGCAATACCAATATGCTTTTAGGACAAAAGATGAAAAACTTTAATTATAGCACTGAAATTATAAAAGGAGAGTGAAAGGGATTTGAGAAAGTAGGCACTAGGCACACGGAATTGCTATATATAGAAGGGAAACATCTTAGCAGCCTTTCATACCAAGAAAAACATGATCAGTTTACAAGTGATGGTCAATTCATTTGAATTATGGGCTCCTACACCACATGCCacacaagaaagaaaagaaattggataaactatagtacattgaaaagaaattggataaactatagtacatttttttgtcttttctttcctttcctttcctttgcttttttattatttatttaacaCTAGTATGTTTGGACATATATTGGAATAAAAATATGTCTTGAGCTGTTCGATAGACGTGAATCCTAGACGATACACCTTAGACCCACAAGCATCAGAAGGCTGTGGACATGTATGTGTCTAAATCTGTGCTTGGAGAAAGGTTGCACGGACTAACATAACATAGAAAAGACAATCTTAATTTCGCAtgtatttaaaatttgaaaataagactaaaaaattatgacacaGATGTTGATCAACCTATTTAATTACTAAGATATAATCATTCACAATTATAAATGCATATAATCTACTAGTATTCTCCGTTTATATTAAATAGCAACTAGTATTCCGATCCAAAAACTTAAAGTATTGATAAGAATAACATTTTGTTTCTCAAAACTCTTGGTTGGGCgggtgtttatttatttaatcaatgtGGGGTCGACGGacttatataattttaaagattttgaggaaaaaaaatgttgtaaTCTAGTGGAAAATCGAATAGTAGGTAAGATGGTCGCGGATTCGCCCGGGCTCAACTGCCTTGCCGTCCATTTTTGGGTCTGGACATGTACAAGTGGTGTTCAATATATCTCATTTTTCCACCCACAACTCTGATTACAAATGTAAGATCCAATCACAGCCGGATGGAACAGAGGCCTGGCATTTGCAACCACATTTTTTTAACTCAACAcacgcactctctctctctctctctctctctctctctctcaaccgtACAAATAGTGACATTCAGTAAGGCTAAGTTTGGACAAACTACTTATTGAACTTTTTAGACTTCGTGGGCAAACAGAATTACCATAAGTTCATAGTTTGGGCTAAATGCAAAGACATTTTCTGGTTGTTTTACCTGTCACCACTTGGGCTTTTGTCAACTACCTCACAATTAAGTAAGTTAGCTTAAAGAAGTTATCTTTTACCCAAAGTCAATTAATCTAAAATAAGCAAAATGCCCCTAAAAAGTTAGTCCAAACTCACCCTAAATGTTAAACTTAGGAAACAATGAGGATGGCCTTGCATTGCACTTAGGGGTGTTAAACGGGTCGTGTCGTGCCAGCCTGGCCCGTTTAGCTTCGTGCCAACCGTAGTTTCGTGCCGTTCCGTGCCATTATCAATcgtatcgtgtcgtgccgtgctcaTTTACATAaacgtgtcgtgtcgtgccgtgccgtttttcaatcgtgtcgtgtcgtgccgttttTCAATCATGTCGGGCCATGCTAGAcccatttacttaatcgtgttATGCTGTGCTGGcccgttttttaatcgtgtcatgccgtgcgAGCCTGTTTACTTgattgtgtcgtgtcgtgccatttttcaatcgtgtcgtgcttcGTGCCTTGCCCCGTTTTACTTGGTCAAAAGGTATATATCAATGCTATACAATGGGGTGTTTGGAagcataatttttgaatttttctttttatattttcattttttttctagcTATTTGGATTTCGTAAATGAGATTTCTACAATCCATTCTCAAAACTGAATTAATGACAAGGTTACAAGGAAAACTAGCCATGTTCAGCTTAACAttccaaaaaaaggagtgtttaGGGGTACACGTGAGGTATAACATTGATATATACCTTTTGATCACATTCTTCATTATAAAGTCCGGAAGGAAGAGCATGTAATCCCACAATTCACAATTGTGTATCGATAACAGTTGGCTTTGTAGTGCATTTCACTATTTCCCTGTTTCAATTGCACCTTGTTGGTTTAGCAAATATGCCAATTAGATCACACATATTGCACTCTTCCCTTGCAAATTCGTTTTTTGTTCTCCCCATTTTTATTATTGTATTCCCACTGTTAAGAATAACGTCTTGAACTGTCGAAATGTTCAGGAAttatcccaaatttttttttaaaaaaaaaaaaggcacaccCACCAGCCACCGACATCCAAATTGAAATCAAAACCACCGCCAAACTCTATCGATTTTAACTTCGATTTCGATACACTAAAAATTAGCcggaaaatcaaaatccaaatggAGTAATCTGAAAACCTTTGAATCAAAAATACACAATATATGAAAATCCAGCATCAAAACCCAGATGGAGTAATCTGAAAACATTTCGATTCCGGCCACATTCCTCGCAATCGCTGCCGGAAAACTCAAATAGAACATCAGACAAAGAAGGCAAGAGAGGGAGGGGTAACCTTTCTTACCTTCGCTGGGGCCAAACGACAGCGACGTCGCCGTAAAATACACAGATCTAATGCTTGTGAAGACAAGggggaagaaagagaaagagagagagagatagggaaaATCGCTGGGAGCGAGTGCTACAGTAGCACGGCAGGACCAGCGAGCTACTGTAGCGGCTGCTACGATTGACGATCGTGAGGCGAGGCTGCTGCATCTAGGAGATGCTCGAGAGACGTTATCTATCACCATAGTATAGAAATATAGTTGAGAGCCTCACAAACCTCCAAACCCTCAATTCTAACCCCTCCTTGAAAGTAGGTTACTTAACCACtctcctatttttctttttttcctttccctaaTTAACTCTCTCTACTAAGGAAGTTATATCTCTCACACAACCTGCACCCCGCGTCCCCACCCACTTCTCATCCGCGTTCCCTATTACACCCTTTATAACTGaaatctatctatcaatatagTATAGAAATGTAGTTGAGAGCCTCACAAACCTCCAAACCCTCAATTCTAACCCCTCCTTGAAAGTAGGTTACTTAACCACtctcctatttttctttttttcctttccctgATTAATTCTCTCTACTAAGGAAGTTATATCTCCCACATAACCTGCACCCCACATCCCCACCCACTTCTCATCCGCGTTCCCTATTACACCCTTTGTAACTGAAATCTTTAccatcaaaagattcaaaacaaacaaaaaccgCCACCCACGTCTCGCCCAAACATTGCCCACTTGAAAGTATATAATGACGGGAAAAAAAGTTACCAAAAAGTTTGCTCGCAGATCGCAATGCAATGCTCCTATTCCCACCACCCATCCGAAATTCCTCACTGCAATTCTAATAAGCTCACTTCATGGTTCCAATCTATGATCCTCCACTGCAAGTTTGGCTCGGT
This region includes:
- the LOC131307133 gene encoding protein PYRICULARIA ORYZAE RESISTANCE 21-like; this encodes MAEKVTTMVLKVDLQCPSCYRKIKKVLAKFPQIRSQAYDEKQNTVTITIVCCSPEKIRDKLCCKGGKTIESIEIKHPPPPPPPPPVNVSVLIYPL
- the LOC131307135 gene encoding NAD(P)H-quinone oxidoreductase subunit 2, chloroplastic-like, whose product is MILGNLIAITQTSMKRMLAYSSIGQIRYVIIGIIVGDLNDGNASMIIYMLFYISMNLGTFACIAGLYFLVLIRLITSTLSVYYYLKIIKCLGSEMVDTRDSKSLAKKRRGSNPLQGIILRMLIE